A DNA window from Aureibaculum sp. 2308TA14-22 contains the following coding sequences:
- the rplS gene encoding 50S ribosomal protein L19, with the protein MEDLVKFVQNEFVAKNEIPQFAAGDTITVYYEIKEGNKTRIQFFKGVVIQRRGSGSSETFTIRKMSGTIGVERIFPVNLPAIQKIEVNKKGAVRRARIFYFRNLTGKKARIKETQH; encoded by the coding sequence ATGGAAGATTTAGTAAAGTTTGTACAGAATGAATTTGTAGCAAAAAATGAAATCCCTCAGTTTGCTGCTGGTGATACCATAACCGTTTATTACGAAATTAAAGAAGGTAATAAAACAAGAATACAGTTTTTTAAAGGTGTAGTTATTCAACGAAGAGGTTCAGGTTCATCTGAAACGTTTACCATAAGAAAAATGTCAGGCACCATAGGTGTTGAACGTATTTTTCCGGTAAACTTACCCGCTATCCAAAAAATAGAGGTTAATAAGAAAGGTGCAGTTAGAAGAGCTAGAATTTTCTATTTTAGAAATCTTACTGGTAAAAAAGCCAGAATTAAAGAAACACAGCACTAA
- a CDS encoding serine hydrolase domain-containing protein, whose protein sequence is MKYIIKASFLMIALFIFSCNNRENRSKRVKEIAEDYSIRIDSLIKTTSPRFFNGVILITKNGETKYLKEYGYSDFENKTPISIEDKFRIMSNSKQVTAVLILKEVENGKIDLQTPIRAYLPNLSHSWADTVTVHHLLNMSSGIVGIERPLIFEPGNGYRYSNPGYGLLGRIIEKVSGKTYIQAANDLFIELGMNNTYCYEIDKHNGDLVKEYNLKGGELSLIEFDNMGETKESWKDFIPAGGIISTARDLNTWDTKLYKGLILNADYQKMMTTPSNRGPHAAFDNDTIGYAYGLRVHDQHPTPHIGHGGRGFGFVCIKFYVPEKDVDVIIWENIYCRDPDAIAGSPDVITGNIVYYFENKIRKIVLNSSLVK, encoded by the coding sequence ATGAAATACATAATCAAAGCCTCATTTCTCATGATTGCTTTATTCATCTTTAGCTGCAACAACCGAGAAAACAGAAGCAAGCGAGTAAAAGAAATTGCTGAAGACTATTCTATAAGAATAGATAGTTTGATAAAAACGACAAGTCCTCGTTTTTTCAACGGTGTTATTCTCATTACCAAAAATGGAGAAACAAAATATCTAAAGGAATATGGTTATTCTGATTTTGAAAACAAAACTCCGATTTCAATCGAAGATAAATTTAGAATAATGTCGAATAGCAAACAAGTAACTGCCGTTTTGATATTGAAAGAAGTAGAAAATGGAAAGATAGATTTGCAGACCCCAATTCGTGCTTATCTGCCTAATCTCTCACATAGTTGGGCGGACACGGTAACAGTTCATCATTTGCTGAATATGTCTTCAGGGATAGTTGGAATCGAACGACCTTTGATATTTGAACCAGGAAATGGCTATCGATATAGCAACCCTGGTTACGGTTTATTAGGTAGGATTATTGAGAAGGTATCTGGTAAAACATATATTCAAGCGGCAAATGATTTATTCATAGAACTGGGAATGAACAATACCTATTGTTATGAAATTGACAAGCACAACGGTGATTTGGTCAAAGAATATAACCTTAAAGGTGGGGAACTGAGCTTGATAGAGTTTGATAATATGGGTGAAACCAAAGAATCGTGGAAAGATTTTATTCCTGCGGGTGGTATCATTTCGACAGCTCGAGACTTGAATACTTGGGATACGAAACTTTATAAGGGACTAATTCTAAATGCAGATTATCAAAAAATGATGACTACCCCAAGCAACAGAGGGCCTCATGCAGCTTTTGATAATGACACCATTGGCTATGCTTATGGTCTTAGAGTTCATGATCAACATCCAACCCCTCATATTGGGCATGGTGGCAGAGGGTTTGGTTTTGTATGTATTAAATTTTACGTTCCCGAAAAAGATGTGGATGTCATTATATGGGAAAACATTTACTGTCGAGATCCTGATGCTATTGCAGGAAGCCCCGATGTCATTACAGGTAATATAGTTTATTATTTCGAAAATAAGATAAGGAAGATAGTATTGAATAGCAGCCTTGTAAAGTAA
- the trmD gene encoding tRNA (guanosine(37)-N1)-methyltransferase TrmD, translating into MRIDIITVLPDLIKSPFEHSIIKRAIDKKLVTVHFHNLRDYAINKYGKIDDAPYGGESGMVMMIEPIDKCISKLKSERNYDEIIYMTPDAKTLDQQTANTLSLNENIIVLCGHYKGIDHRVRDLLITKEISIGDYVLSGGELAAAVLCDSIIRLIPGVLGDETSALSDSFQDGLLAPPVYTRPSEYKDKKVPDVLLSGNFPKIEEWRTEKAMERTKNIRPDLLKKSKK; encoded by the coding sequence ATGCGAATAGATATTATTACCGTTTTACCAGACTTAATAAAAAGCCCTTTTGAGCATTCTATTATCAAAAGAGCCATTGATAAAAAGTTGGTAACTGTTCATTTTCATAATTTAAGAGATTACGCCATAAATAAATACGGTAAAATCGATGATGCTCCCTACGGAGGAGAATCGGGTATGGTAATGATGATAGAACCAATAGATAAATGCATCTCTAAGCTAAAATCTGAGCGAAATTATGATGAGATTATCTACATGACACCTGACGCAAAAACACTTGACCAGCAAACGGCAAATACACTTTCTCTGAATGAAAACATAATTGTTTTGTGTGGACATTACAAAGGTATTGACCACAGAGTACGCGATTTACTGATTACAAAAGAAATCTCAATTGGCGATTATGTATTGAGCGGCGGCGAATTGGCCGCAGCAGTTTTATGCGATAGCATTATACGGTTGATTCCGGGAGTTTTAGGCGACGAAACCTCAGCGTTAAGTGATTCTTTTCAAGACGGGTTGTTGGCACCACCTGTATATACAAGACCTTCTGAATATAAAGACAAGAAAGTGCCAGACGTATTATTGTCAGGTAATTTTCCTAAAATTGAAGAATGGCGTACAGAAAAAGCAATGGAAAGAACAAAAAATATTCGTCCGGATTTATTAAAAAAGAGTAAAAAATAA